The Coffea arabica cultivar ET-39 chromosome 3c, Coffea Arabica ET-39 HiFi, whole genome shotgun sequence genome contains a region encoding:
- the LOC140037693 gene encoding desiccation-related protein PCC13-62-like isoform X2 has product MASSTSAASNSPVLILSLFIFLIFPPGSFASSKWKIPQPDVDLLEFPLNLEFLEAEFFLWGSLGYGLDSIAPELTGNGPAPIGVKYAKLSHPVRDVVAQFAFQEVGHLRAIKNTVPGFPRPLLNLSSESFATVINSAFGRTLWPPFDPYANDINYLIASYVIPYVGLTGYVGANPNLESPSAKKLVAGLLGVESGQDAVIRALLFERAYVMVKPYGITVAEFTDRISYLRNQLGHAGVKDEGLVVRASEGPEGRISGNVLAGDKDSLSFGRTPEEILRIVYGSGNENKTGGFYPKGADGRIAKSHLE; this is encoded by the exons ATGGCATCATCTACCTCCGCTGCTTCTAATTCTCCAGTCTTGATTCTTTCCTTGTTCATCTTCCTCATCTTCCCTCCTGGCTCTTTTGCCAGCAGTAAGTGGAAAATACCACAGCCAGATGTTGATCTCTTGGAATTTCCACTGAATTTGGAGTTCTTGGAAGCTGAGTTCTTTTTATGGGGTTCTCTGGGATATGGATTGGACAGCATAGCTCCTGAGCTAACGGGAAATGGTCCAGCACCTATTGGTGTTAAATATGCCAAACTGAGTCATCCTGTTAGAGATGTTGTTGCTCAATTCGCATTCCAAGAAGTTGGACATTTGAG GGCAATTAAGAATACAGTGCCAGGATTTCCAAGGCCATTACTGAACTTAAGCTCAGAATCATTTGCAACTGTGATTAACAGTGCATTCGGGAGAACCTTGTGGCCTCCTTTTGATCCTTATGCTAATGACATTAACTATCTCATTGCATCCTATGTTATTCCTTACGTTGGACTCACAGGTTATGTTGGAGCAAATCCAAACCTCGAAAGTCCTTCTGCAAAAAAA CTTGTGGCGGGGCTCCTCGGTGTGGAATCAGGCCAAGATGCAGTGATTAGAGCTTTACTATTCGAGCGGGCATACGTGATGGTAAAGCCATATGGGATAACAGTGGCAGAATTCACAGACCGTATATCATACCTAAGGAACCAACTTGGACATGCGGGTGTGAAAGATGAAGGGCTAGTGGTGAGGGCAAGTGAAGGTCCAGAGGGAAGAATTTCAGGCAATGTTCTTGCTGGTGACAAAGACTCCCTTTCATTTGGTCGAACACCAGAGGAAATTCTACGAATTGTGTATGGAAGTGGGAATGAGAATAAAACTGGTGGATTTTACCCCAAAGGAGCTGATGGTCGGATTGCCAAGTCTCATCTAGAGTAA
- the LOC140037693 gene encoding desiccation-related protein PCC13-62-like isoform X1, with translation MASSTSAASNSPVLILSLFIFLIFPPGSFASSKWKIPQPDVDLLEFPLNLEFLEAEFFLWGSLGYGLDSIAPELTGNGPAPIGVKYAKLSHPVRDVVAQFAFQEVGHLSRAIKNTVPGFPRPLLNLSSESFATVINSAFGRTLWPPFDPYANDINYLIASYVIPYVGLTGYVGANPNLESPSAKKLVAGLLGVESGQDAVIRALLFERAYVMVKPYGITVAEFTDRISYLRNQLGHAGVKDEGLVVRASEGPEGRISGNVLAGDKDSLSFGRTPEEILRIVYGSGNENKTGGFYPKGADGRIAKSHLE, from the exons ATGGCATCATCTACCTCCGCTGCTTCTAATTCTCCAGTCTTGATTCTTTCCTTGTTCATCTTCCTCATCTTCCCTCCTGGCTCTTTTGCCAGCAGTAAGTGGAAAATACCACAGCCAGATGTTGATCTCTTGGAATTTCCACTGAATTTGGAGTTCTTGGAAGCTGAGTTCTTTTTATGGGGTTCTCTGGGATATGGATTGGACAGCATAGCTCCTGAGCTAACGGGAAATGGTCCAGCACCTATTGGTGTTAAATATGCCAAACTGAGTCATCCTGTTAGAGATGTTGTTGCTCAATTCGCATTCCAAGAAGTTGGACATTTGAG CAGGGCAATTAAGAATACAGTGCCAGGATTTCCAAGGCCATTACTGAACTTAAGCTCAGAATCATTTGCAACTGTGATTAACAGTGCATTCGGGAGAACCTTGTGGCCTCCTTTTGATCCTTATGCTAATGACATTAACTATCTCATTGCATCCTATGTTATTCCTTACGTTGGACTCACAGGTTATGTTGGAGCAAATCCAAACCTCGAAAGTCCTTCTGCAAAAAAA CTTGTGGCGGGGCTCCTCGGTGTGGAATCAGGCCAAGATGCAGTGATTAGAGCTTTACTATTCGAGCGGGCATACGTGATGGTAAAGCCATATGGGATAACAGTGGCAGAATTCACAGACCGTATATCATACCTAAGGAACCAACTTGGACATGCGGGTGTGAAAGATGAAGGGCTAGTGGTGAGGGCAAGTGAAGGTCCAGAGGGAAGAATTTCAGGCAATGTTCTTGCTGGTGACAAAGACTCCCTTTCATTTGGTCGAACACCAGAGGAAATTCTACGAATTGTGTATGGAAGTGGGAATGAGAATAAAACTGGTGGATTTTACCCCAAAGGAGCTGATGGTCGGATTGCCAAGTCTCATCTAGAGTAA